The Mycoplasma sp. 1654_15 genome contains a region encoding:
- the rpmB gene encoding 50S ribosomal protein L28 has translation MARKDDITGKGPLSGNNRSHALNATKRKFNLNLQKVVIEVNGVKQTLKVSAKTKKTLRKKGLI, from the coding sequence ATGGCAAGAAAAGATGATATCACAGGCAAAGGTCCTTTAAGTGGAAATAACCGTTCACACGCTTTAAATGCAACTAAAAGAAAATTTAACCTAAACTTACAAAAAGTTGTAATCGAAGTTAACGGAGTAAAACAAACTTTAAAAGTAAGTGCAAAAACTAAAAAAACACTTAGAAAAAAAGGTTTAATTTAA
- the pdhA gene encoding pyruvate dehydrogenase (acetyl-transferring) E1 component subunit alpha: MNFKYIKKDHVMRSYDEQVRFLDIDGNLIDKKVDTELTKEQLLEAYKWMVLSRQQDTYMTQLQKQGRMLSFAPNFGEEALQVASAFALTKDDWFAPAFRSNATMLALGVPIKNQLLYWNGQERGSVTPVGVNVLPVNIPIATQYSHAAGIAYAAKLQGKKIVAMSIVGNGGTGEGEFYEAMNIASIWQWPAVFTVNNNQWAISTPFKYGSGSKTISQKAEAVGIPGVIVDGNDLLASYAVIKEAVEWARQGNGPVLVEFLTWRQGVHTSSDNPRIYRTEEEEKEHEKWEPFHRIEKYLKDKNFITDEEIKKIWETSLDKVKATYEESLKELDTQLDEIFDHTYATLTQELKEQKQQAKEYYAKEGK, translated from the coding sequence ATGAATTTTAAATACATTAAAAAAGACCATGTAATGCGTTCTTATGATGAACAAGTAAGATTTTTAGACATTGATGGTAATTTAATTGACAAAAAAGTTGATACTGAATTAACTAAAGAACAGCTATTAGAAGCTTATAAATGAATGGTTTTATCACGTCAACAAGATACTTATATGACTCAACTACAAAAACAAGGTAGAATGCTTTCATTCGCGCCAAACTTTGGAGAAGAGGCTTTACAAGTAGCTAGTGCTTTTGCACTTACAAAAGACGACTGATTTGCACCAGCTTTTAGATCAAATGCAACAATGTTAGCATTAGGTGTGCCAATCAAAAACCAATTACTATACTGAAATGGACAAGAAAGAGGTTCAGTTACACCAGTAGGTGTTAACGTTTTACCAGTTAACATTCCAATAGCAACTCAATACTCACATGCTGCTGGAATTGCTTATGCAGCAAAATTACAAGGTAAAAAAATCGTTGCTATGTCAATAGTAGGAAACGGTGGTACAGGAGAAGGTGAATTTTACGAAGCTATGAATATAGCAAGTATTTGACAATGACCAGCTGTATTTACTGTAAACAACAACCAATGAGCAATTTCAACTCCATTTAAATATGGATCAGGATCAAAAACTATTTCACAAAAAGCAGAAGCTGTAGGAATCCCAGGTGTTATAGTAGATGGAAACGACTTGCTAGCTTCATATGCAGTAATTAAAGAAGCTGTAGAATGAGCACGTCAAGGAAATGGACCAGTTTTAGTTGAATTTTTAACATGAAGACAAGGTGTTCATACTTCTTCAGATAATCCAAGAATTTATCGTACAGAAGAAGAAGAAAAAGAACATGAAAAATGAGAACCATTCCACAGAATAGAAAAATACTTAAAAGACAAAAACTTTATTACTGATGAAGAAATCAAGAAAATTTGAGAAACTTCTTTAGATAAAGTTAAAGCAACTTATGAAGAATCATTAAAAGAATTAGACACTCAATTAGATGAAATCTTTGATCATACATATGCAACATTAACTCAAGAGTTAAAAGAACAAAAACAACAAGCTAAAGAATACTATGCAAAGGAAGGTAAATAA
- a CDS encoding adenine phosphoribosyltransferase → MQSKQINLEKFIRDVKDFPIEGIIFKDISPLLANGKALHCTIHKMAELAKDADVIIGPDARGFLFGTPTAAFLKKPFIMVRKPKKLPGDVISFEYELEYGTSTLEIQTNMLKPGQKVAIIDDVLATGGTMKAITDLIESQGAVVHKIVFLLELVALNGIEKLKNYDVSSLIRVE, encoded by the coding sequence ATGCAATCAAAACAAATTAACTTAGAAAAATTTATTAGAGACGTAAAAGATTTCCCAATCGAAGGAATTATATTTAAAGATATTTCACCACTTTTAGCTAATGGAAAAGCACTACACTGCACAATTCACAAAATGGCAGAATTAGCAAAAGATGCAGATGTTATTATTGGACCAGATGCAAGAGGTTTCTTGTTTGGTACTCCAACAGCTGCTTTTTTAAAAAAACCTTTTATCATGGTAAGAAAGCCTAAAAAATTACCAGGCGATGTAATTAGTTTCGAATACGAACTAGAATACGGAACTTCTACTTTAGAAATCCAAACAAACATGCTAAAACCAGGTCAAAAAGTAGCAATTATCGATGACGTTTTAGCTACTGGTGGAACAATGAAAGCCATCACAGATTTAATTGAATCTCAAGGAGCTGTTGTTCACAAAATAGTATTTTTATTAGAATTAGTAGCTCTTAACGGAATTGAAAAATTAAAAAATTATGATGTTAGTTCATTAATCAGAGTTGAATAA
- a CDS encoding single-stranded DNA-binding protein, with protein sequence MNKVILVGRIVNDLTLNRTKSGLDYLRFNLAIERRKFSSDAEDITDFIPIVAWRFNAINIYSLSTKGSLILIEGYLSSGRYQKEDGSNVYTLDVVVDTFRALETKEQLELRKKKNISESHQPSFKASTPSSVNEPTFVNANTSKAETISENLQATNDETDDDDDDIFIDWNFNSMDE encoded by the coding sequence ATGAATAAAGTCATATTAGTTGGCAGAATAGTCAATGACTTAACTTTAAATAGAACAAAGTCAGGTCTTGATTATCTTAGATTTAATTTAGCAATTGAAAGAAGAAAATTTAGCTCTGATGCTGAAGATATTACAGATTTTATTCCAATTGTAGCTTGAAGATTTAATGCAATAAATATTTATTCACTTTCTACTAAAGGCTCTTTAATTTTAATTGAAGGTTATCTTTCATCAGGAAGGTATCAAAAAGAAGATGGTTCCAATGTCTACACTCTTGATGTTGTAGTAGACACCTTTAGAGCTTTAGAAACTAAAGAGCAATTAGAATTAAGAAAGAAAAAAAATATTTCTGAATCACATCAGCCTTCATTTAAAGCTTCAACACCATCTTCAGTAAACGAGCCTACTTTTGTCAATGCAAACACTTCAAAAGCTGAAACAATTTCAGAAAATCTACAAGCAACTAATGATGAAACTGACGACGATGACGATGATATATTCATAGATTGAAATTTTAATTCTATGGATGAGTAA
- the rplT gene encoding 50S ribosomal protein L20, whose translation MRVKGGTVTRARRKKWLKLAKGYWGHKSIGYKVAKQAVVKSWTYAFRDRKQVKRDFRKLWISRINAASRPLGLSYSQLINGLKKANIEINRKMLSELAINEPETFAKIVEQVKNTINKG comes from the coding sequence ATGAGAGTAAAAGGCGGAACTGTCACAAGAGCTAGAAGAAAAAAATGATTAAAATTAGCTAAAGGATACTGAGGACATAAATCCATAGGTTACAAAGTTGCTAAACAAGCAGTTGTTAAATCATGAACTTATGCATTTAGAGATAGAAAACAAGTAAAAAGAGATTTTCGTAAATTATGAATTAGCAGAATTAACGCTGCTTCAAGACCACTTGGTTTAAGTTATTCACAATTAATCAACGGACTTAAAAAAGCTAATATAGAAATCAACAGAAAAATGCTTTCAGAACTTGCAATTAATGAACCTGAAACATTTGCTAAAATAGTAGAACAAGTAAAAAACACAATAAATAAAGGATAA
- a CDS encoding 2-oxo acid dehydrogenase subunit E2, with protein sequence MEKRFVTPLAKALAEKLGINIDLVKGSGPAGRVLREDVLAFSKNPQPTQPAPAQVATPAPAPATPAPAATVATSQGLTGKVEKVAPIRKAIAKAMKTSWASVAYVNLVNEIDVTNLWNLRKKVVDDIQKTTGLKITFLSFISKAILIALQEFPILAAKYDEATESLVYPSTINLGIAVDTEAGLMVPVIKDAQNLSMVQIGQEINRLAKAARDRKIKAAEMSGGSFTITNYGSVGALYGVPVINYPEIAIAGVGAIQSNVRWVNGQATEGKVMHLTVAADHRWVDGGTIGRFISRVKELLEKPEILGII encoded by the coding sequence ATGGAAAAAAGATTTGTAACCCCACTAGCAAAAGCGCTAGCGGAAAAATTAGGTATTAACATTGATTTAGTAAAAGGTTCAGGTCCAGCAGGTAGAGTTTTAAGAGAAGATGTTCTTGCATTTTCTAAAAATCCACAACCAACACAACCTGCACCTGCTCAAGTAGCAACACCAGCACCTGCGCCAGCTACACCTGCGCCAGCCGCAACAGTTGCTACTTCACAAGGACTTACAGGGAAAGTTGAAAAAGTTGCACCTATTAGAAAAGCAATCGCAAAAGCAATGAAAACTTCATGAGCTTCAGTTGCTTATGTTAACTTAGTAAACGAAATCGATGTTACTAACTTATGGAATTTAAGAAAAAAAGTAGTTGATGATATTCAAAAAACAACAGGACTAAAAATTACTTTTTTATCCTTCATTTCTAAAGCAATTTTAATCGCATTACAAGAGTTCCCAATTCTAGCTGCTAAATACGATGAAGCTACTGAATCACTTGTTTATCCATCTACAATTAATTTAGGAATCGCAGTAGATACAGAAGCAGGTTTAATGGTTCCAGTTATTAAAGATGCACAAAATTTATCAATGGTGCAAATTGGACAAGAAATCAATCGTTTAGCTAAAGCTGCAAGAGATAGAAAAATCAAAGCAGCTGAAATGTCAGGTGGTTCATTTACAATTACAAACTACGGATCAGTGGGAGCATTATATGGAGTTCCAGTTATCAACTACCCAGAAATTGCAATTGCTGGAGTTGGAGCTATTCAATCTAATGTTCGTTGAGTAAACGGACAAGCAACTGAAGGTAAAGTTATGCATCTTACAGTAGCAGCTGATCACCGTTGAGTAGATGGTGGAACAATTGGAAGATTTATTTCAAGAGTAAAAGAATTGCTTGAAAAACCAGAAATTTTGGGTATAATATAA
- a CDS encoding redoxin domain-containing protein: MSTKQVTKFKNKEYQTTKELITAGTTLKLKLTDKTFEPIEIVDFGKDLKGNDKYKLAVISVFPSINTSVCDEQTKGIIELSKKHPNVRFISVSVDLPSAIGQWLGMNGADNIEFYSDHRQRTFGEIGFLIDEIFLLNRGYLILDTQGKVLKVSANSDVHQQIDFNELEEEIQKYKK, translated from the coding sequence ATGAGCACAAAACAAGTTACAAAATTCAAAAATAAAGAATATCAAACAACCAAAGAATTAATAACAGCTGGCACAACTTTAAAACTAAAATTAACAGATAAAACTTTCGAGCCTATTGAAATTGTAGATTTTGGTAAGGATTTAAAAGGAAATGATAAATATAAATTAGCAGTTATATCAGTGTTTCCTTCAATAAATACATCAGTTTGTGATGAACAAACAAAAGGTATTATTGAATTATCAAAAAAACATCCAAATGTAAGATTTATTTCAGTATCAGTTGATTTACCTAGCGCCATTGGTCAATGATTAGGTATGAATGGAGCAGATAACATTGAATTTTATTCAGATCACAGACAAAGAACATTTGGTGAAATAGGTTTTCTCATTGATGAAATTTTCTTATTAAATAGAGGATACTTAATTCTAGATACGCAAGGAAAAGTTTTAAAAGTTAGTGCAAATTCTGATGTGCATCAACAAATAGACTTTAACGAATTAGAAGAAGAAATTCAAAAATATAAAAAATAG
- the ychF gene encoding redox-regulated ATPase YchF, which produces MSLKAGIVGLPNVGKSSLFSALTSSTVEIANYPFATIDPTVAIVEIKDKRLNEIAKIVNPEKVVYATFSFVDIAGLIAGASKGEGLGNKFLANIRDVDAIIHVVRCFEDNKIIHVSNKIDPKADVEVINLELILSDLSVIENVLKRVAKRAQNTPDKTAKLEYELAQKIEKVLKLGQPARTLDYSDEEKKLLQSWQLLSLKPVLYVANIDQESIKNPTINKYYVELEKIAKQENNKIIPISVQIEYEISLLNTEEKEEFLQEYNLKEPGLDILTREAFSLLNLANYFTAGVKEVRAWTFKKGYTAPQCGGIIHSDFEKKFIKVEIISYNDFIESKGEKNAKEQGKQRLEGKNYLVQDGDICNFKFGK; this is translated from the coding sequence ATGTCATTAAAAGCCGGTATTGTAGGACTTCCTAATGTAGGAAAATCAAGTCTTTTTTCTGCACTTACATCTTCAACAGTTGAAATTGCAAATTATCCTTTTGCAACTATAGATCCAACTGTTGCAATTGTAGAAATTAAAGACAAAAGATTAAATGAAATAGCAAAAATTGTAAATCCTGAAAAAGTAGTTTATGCTACCTTCTCTTTTGTTGATATAGCTGGTTTAATAGCGGGTGCTTCAAAAGGAGAAGGACTAGGAAATAAATTTTTAGCCAACATCAGAGATGTAGATGCTATTATTCATGTTGTTCGTTGCTTTGAAGACAACAAAATTATTCATGTTTCTAACAAAATTGATCCAAAAGCAGATGTTGAAGTAATAAATTTAGAATTAATTTTATCTGATTTATCAGTTATTGAAAATGTCTTAAAAAGAGTAGCCAAAAGAGCACAAAACACACCAGATAAAACAGCTAAGTTAGAATATGAATTAGCTCAAAAAATTGAAAAAGTACTTAAATTGGGACAACCAGCAAGAACTTTAGATTATTCAGATGAAGAAAAAAAGCTTTTACAAAGCTGACAACTATTAAGTCTTAAACCAGTTTTATATGTAGCAAACATTGATCAAGAATCGATTAAAAATCCAACAATTAATAAATATTATGTTGAATTAGAAAAAATTGCAAAACAGGAAAATAATAAAATTATTCCTATTTCAGTACAAATCGAATATGAAATCAGTTTGTTAAACACAGAAGAAAAAGAAGAATTTTTACAAGAGTACAATCTCAAAGAACCAGGTTTAGATATTTTAACAAGAGAAGCTTTTTCTTTATTAAATCTAGCTAATTATTTTACTGCAGGAGTAAAAGAAGTAAGAGCTTGAACTTTCAAAAAAGGTTATACAGCTCCTCAATGTGGTGGAATAATTCACTCAGATTTTGAAAAAAAATTCATCAAAGTTGAGATAATATCTTATAATGACTTTATAGAATCTAAAGGCGAAAAAAACGCAAAAGAACAAGGAAAACAAAGACTAGAAGGTAAAAATTACCTTGTACAAGATGGAGACATCTGTAATTTTAAATTTGGAAAATAA
- the rpsR gene encoding 30S ribosomal protein S18: MNKKNKKKLKKKPCHFCETQTVYIDYKNVEVLEKFVNPHGKIQPSRITGSCSKHQRQVSLAIKRARMIALMAFVGERVRR, from the coding sequence ATGAACAAGAAAAATAAGAAAAAATTAAAGAAAAAACCTTGCCACTTTTGCGAAACACAAACAGTTTATATAGATTATAAAAATGTTGAAGTATTGGAAAAATTTGTTAATCCTCATGGAAAAATTCAACCTTCTAGAATTACAGGAAGTTGTTCAAAACACCAAAGACAAGTTTCATTAGCAATTAAAAGAGCAAGAATGATAGCCTTAATGGCATTTGTTGGTGAAAGAGTTAGAAGGTAA
- the rpmI gene encoding 50S ribosomal protein L35, translated as MPKAKTKSALKKRIKVTASGKIKHKHAYRSHLAQNKSTKQKRQSRHATTMSSSDYKRIKDLI; from the coding sequence ATGCCTAAAGCAAAGACAAAATCAGCACTAAAAAAGAGAATTAAAGTAACTGCTTCTGGAAAAATTAAGCACAAACATGCATATCGTTCTCACTTAGCACAAAATAAATCTACAAAACAAAAAAGACAGTCCAGACACGCAACAACAATGTCATCTTCTGATTACAAAAGAATAAAAGACTTAATTTAA
- the rpsF gene encoding 30S ribosomal protein S6: MSKYEIMTVLAPGTELKVIEDILKSVFSAKNIEKFEKLERTELAYEIKKHKQGIFVLANVKAEESLIEEFVRRANILKKQILRFLVINLDSERGINKTFKAIKNDKQRFFSSKKTTASTEENKGFTKPFAKKSFSKKSEETDTSKTTEHEKKPRQPRTIKTKEVKESKVASTAKKVEKTAENKE, encoded by the coding sequence ATGTCAAAATACGAAATTATGACTGTTTTAGCTCCAGGAACTGAATTAAAAGTCATTGAAGACATTTTAAAATCAGTTTTTAGTGCAAAAAACATCGAAAAATTCGAAAAACTTGAAAGAACTGAGTTAGCATACGAAATTAAAAAACATAAACAAGGAATTTTCGTTTTAGCTAACGTTAAAGCTGAAGAAAGTTTAATTGAAGAATTTGTTAGAAGAGCTAATATTTTAAAAAAACAAATTCTAAGATTTTTAGTAATTAATCTTGATTCAGAAAGAGGAATTAACAAAACCTTCAAAGCAATAAAAAACGATAAACAAAGATTTTTCTCCAGCAAAAAAACAACAGCTTCAACAGAAGAAAATAAAGGATTTACAAAGCCATTTGCTAAAAAATCCTTTTCAAAAAAATCTGAAGAAACTGATACTTCTAAAACAACAGAACACGAAAAAAAACCAAGACAACCAAGAACTATAAAAACTAAAGAAGTAAAAGAATCAAAAGTAGCATCTACAGCAAAAAAAGTAGAAAAAACAGCAGAAAATAAAGAGTAA
- the infC gene encoding translation initiation factor IF-3 produces the protein MPFVKVFLIGSDNEKIGIIETKQAIEMAKEQKLDVVVLSVDNSTGTPRPIAKILDYGKFKYERKKKQKVEKEKQSFTNNREIRLSFGININDIKIKAKKAKEFLLDNDRVKVALRLRGRENTRPEQGKLILNSFFDEVKSIAKLSKEMQLAGNFITLHLERDKKKLPKFTSSKQIKELIDFEKTLKEEEPNNA, from the coding sequence ATTCCATTTGTAAAAGTTTTTCTTATCGGATCAGATAACGAAAAAATAGGAATAATTGAAACAAAACAAGCAATTGAAATGGCAAAAGAACAAAAACTAGATGTAGTAGTTCTTTCTGTTGACAACTCAACAGGTACACCAAGACCTATTGCCAAAATTTTAGACTACGGAAAATTCAAGTACGAAAGAAAGAAAAAACAAAAAGTTGAAAAAGAAAAACAATCTTTTACCAACAACAGAGAAATTAGACTTTCTTTTGGAATAAACATAAACGACATAAAAATCAAAGCAAAAAAAGCTAAAGAATTTTTACTAGACAATGACAGAGTTAAAGTAGCTCTAAGACTAAGAGGGCGTGAAAACACAAGACCTGAACAAGGAAAATTAATTTTAAATTCCTTTTTTGATGAAGTAAAATCAATTGCAAAATTAAGTAAAGAAATGCAATTAGCTGGTAATTTTATAACTTTACACCTCGAAAGAGATAAAAAGAAACTACCTAAATTTACTTCTTCAAAACAGATAAAAGAATTAATTGATTTTGAAAAAACATTAAAGGAAGAAGAACCAAATAATGCCTAA
- a CDS encoding alpha-ketoacid dehydrogenase subunit beta, translating to MSTKALNNIGAVTDALALMMEKDPTVVLWGEDAGFEGGVFRATEGLQKKFGISRVFDAPIAEATIAGIGVGAALYGLKPVVEMQFQGFSYPAFQQIMTHAARYRNRTRGRFTVPMVVRMPMAGGVRALEHHSEAIEALFAHVPGLKVVMPSTPYDTKGLLIAAINDPDPVIFLEPKKIYRSFKQEVPEGIYEVEIGKANVLVEGSDLTLVTYGAQVHEALAALKELNGQYSVEIIDLRTISPLDTDTVINSVKKTGRLLVVHEAVKSFSVSAEIITRVNEKAFEFLLAPPARLTGYDITVPLARGEGFHAIDNKKILTKIKEVMSFEG from the coding sequence ATGTCAACAAAAGCATTAAATAATATTGGTGCAGTTACTGATGCACTAGCATTAATGATGGAAAAAGACCCAACTGTTGTTCTTTGAGGAGAAGATGCAGGATTTGAAGGTGGAGTTTTTAGAGCAACTGAAGGATTACAGAAAAAATTTGGAATCTCACGTGTATTCGACGCTCCTATTGCTGAAGCAACAATCGCTGGAATTGGTGTTGGTGCTGCACTTTATGGTTTAAAACCAGTAGTTGAAATGCAATTCCAAGGATTCTCATATCCAGCATTCCAACAAATTATGACCCACGCTGCTAGATATAGAAACCGTACAAGAGGTAGATTTACTGTTCCTATGGTAGTAAGAATGCCAATGGCTGGAGGAGTTAGAGCTCTAGAACACCACTCAGAAGCAATCGAGGCTTTATTTGCTCACGTTCCAGGTCTAAAAGTTGTTATGCCTTCAACACCTTATGATACAAAAGGTTTATTAATTGCAGCTATTAACGACCCAGATCCAGTTATTTTCTTAGAACCAAAGAAAATTTATCGTTCATTTAAACAAGAAGTTCCAGAAGGAATCTACGAAGTTGAAATCGGAAAAGCAAATGTTTTAGTAGAAGGTTCTGATTTAACACTAGTAACATATGGAGCTCAAGTGCATGAAGCATTAGCAGCTTTAAAAGAATTAAATGGTCAATACTCAGTTGAAATAATTGACTTAAGAACAATTTCTCCTTTAGATACAGATACAGTTATTAACTCTGTTAAAAAAACAGGAAGACTTTTAGTTGTTCACGAAGCTGTTAAATCATTTTCAGTTTCAGCTGAAATTATTACAAGAGTAAATGAAAAAGCATTTGAATTCTTATTAGCACCTCCAGCAAGATTAACAGGATATGACATCACAGTTCCTTTAGCTAGAGGAGAAGGATTCCACGCAATCGACAACAAAAAAATTCTTACCAAAATTAAAGAAGTAATGAGCTTCGAAGGTTAA